GTTACCCGCATCAGTTCTCCGGGGGCCAACGGCAGCGGATCGGCATCGCCCGGGCGCTTGCCCTTCAGCCGAAGCTGATTGTGGCGGATGAGCCCGTCTCCGCGCTGGATGTATCCATCCAGTCGCAGGTGATTAACCTGATGCAGGATTTGCAGCGCGAATTCGGATTAACTTACATATTCATCGCGCATGATCTCAGCGTTGTAAAGCATATTTGCGACCGGGTCGCGGTGATGTACCTGGGACGGATCGTGGAGATTACCGACAAGGAGAAGCTGTATTCCCATCCCCAGCATCCTTATACACAGGCGCTGCTGTCGGCGGTTCCCGAACCCGATCCGGATTTGCGGAAGGAGCGCATCATCCTTCAGGGCGAGGTTCCGAGCCCGGCGAACGCACCGGTCGGCTGCGCCTTTGGTACAAGATGTCCGCATGTGATGGATATATGCCGGAATACGCGCCCGCAGCTTGCGGAGACGGAAGCCGGACACCTGACCGCCTGTTATCTGTACAACAGGGAAGCCAAAACACAGTTGGTATAGGAGAAGGAACCGGCAGGGCATTGCCGGAAACTCTGCCTTTTGCGCAGAGACACGGTTTATGGCCGCCCTTTCAGAGCGGCTCTATATAAACGCATCATAAACATTTGTGGGGAGAAAGGGGTTTTAACGAAAATGAAGAAATGGGGCAGTCTGGCTTTAACACTTACGCTTGGCGCGGGACTCGTGCTCAGCGGCTGCGGCGGCGGCGACAACGCAAGCTCGAATAACGGCGCGGCGGCGACCAGTTCGCCAGCAAGCACGGCATCGGCCGGCGCTTCGACGCAGGATACGCTTGTTGTGGGCCGCGGCGGCGATTCCGCTTCGCTCGATCCCGCGATTATTACCGACGGCGAATCTTTGAAAATCGACCATCAGGTATTCGATTCCCTGCTGGAGTACAAACCGGGAACCTCTGAAGTCCAGCCTTCCCTGGCCGA
This region of Paenibacillus sp. URB8-2 genomic DNA includes:
- a CDS encoding ABC transporter ATP-binding protein translates to MSEHLLEVKGLKKYYPIIKGFLNKTQGYVKAVDDISFAVRRGETFGLVGESGCGKSTTGRSLLRLIEPTAGEILFEGQDIRKLSMEELRKRRRDMQIVFQDPFSSLDPRNTVERILEEPMIVHGVGDAKERKAAVQRLADVVGLSKAHLQRYPHQFSGGQRQRIGIARALALQPKLIVADEPVSALDVSIQSQVINLMQDLQREFGLTYIFIAHDLSVVKHICDRVAVMYLGRIVEITDKEKLYSHPQHPYTQALLSAVPEPDPDLRKERIILQGEVPSPANAPVGCAFGTRCPHVMDICRNTRPQLAETEAGHLTACYLYNREAKTQLV